Below is a genomic region from bacterium.
AAGAGAGCGGATTGAGCATGCCTTTCCGGTATTTGAGTCGTATATCTTTCGCAGCGCGGATAGCTGCGTCGATGTCCTCGGTATCTTCCATCGCAACACGACCCTATGCCTATTCGCGTGAGAAGCCAAGCTCGTTTTGGCGTAGTTACCCACATCTCGTGCCAAGGCTTCAAATTTCGTCAAACCGGTGGTCGAGGGTGCAAACTGGTATCAGTTGTGGATCGCTCCGACAAAGTTCGCTACAGGGGCACACAGGCGGGAAATCGAGGGGTTATAGGTTTTCGTACTTGGCCAGGAGGCCTTTCATTTGGTCGAGCACCACGGTCGGATATTTGTACTCCTCCGCCCAGTCAAAAGTTCGAAAGTCGTTCAGAAGGGCGAGCAGAATAGGACAGAGAGACTCGAAAGAGTCTTTTATTTACCTTGTTATTTTCGAGTTCGAAAGTCTTTCCTAGGTCTATCCTCTCTTGAACACGCTGGGCCAGCTTTTCAACTGGCTTTGTGAGTGTGTAGGCCACTTTTTCGTCCTTAAGTAGTAGGTTCGAAAAAATTTGACCCAAAAAAGTACCCTCCGCTCCTCAGGGGTTCTGCGTAGGTAGATTTCTCGTGCTCGTGTTGCAAGATCAACAATGTTAAGCCAAATCTCGAAGTATTTAGCCTCATCATCTTTAAGTCTCGAAATCTGAGACTGGGGGCTTGTTTGCTCCTCGGTTATTTCCTTCTGCTTAGTTTCCCATTGATAGACGGTAATACGTCCCTCCAAACGATCATCGTAAAGTACGTCCAAACGCCTCTGTAAGGCCTTCCAGCGGGCGTTTAGGGCACTTACGGTCTTCTCCTTGTATTCGATTTCTTCAGCAGGAAGTTTATTTCGAAAGTAAGCAAAGCACCTTAATGTATCATTTCGAAACCTTCTCGACCTTGCCAGTCGCCCGATCAAGTGAATACTGTCCGCAATCTGCGCATGTTTGTTCGCCTGCGCCGTCTCCCTTCAGATATTTGTAGAACAAGACCTGCGAGCCGTCTGTTGAGAGAGACGCGCTATCCGAGAAGCCATATGGGAAGCTCTGTACGGTTGCTGCCTTTTTATCAATAACGCAGATGCGAGAAGCACTCATATATCCAATCACTTGCAGGTCGTCGGAGAATGCGCCGGGAAATATTTGCGGTTCGATAGGATCGGCATCTGCCGGATTGCACGCCGGAGGCAGTGCCTTTGCATACTGCGCGTTGTCGGTGATGAGGCTTGCAGGACCAAATCGCTTGTCGCTTATATAAATCGCATTCTTATCCCTCGAAGCACTCTGAGGCAAAATCTCGAATGTTGTAGGGTTGGCACCGGGCAGCTCGCGCCACGTATCCCAGACGCGGTACTGATCTTTGGCATAGCTGCTTCCCGGAATCACACTGAAAGTCCTGGTATCCGCGCCGGGCACGAGGTAGTAGCCTCCGTAGACGACATGCGTTGCGTCTTTACCGTAGTTGGCATCAACAACGACAAAGGTCGCTGGATCAAAATTCGCCACGACATTTGTGCACATGTAGACATTGTTCTTGTCTTTAGCATATGCACTGTTCGACGATGCTTCAAACGTTGCGACGTCCGCTTCGCCTATGGGATTTCCCTGGCAATAAATCGTATCGCCATTCATCCAAAACCATTTGTTGTCGCTGACAGAGGGTTCATGTTTGGGCAGGGCGCTCGCCGGAATCCATGTGGATTGCTGAGAAGCTGGTGAATACATTTTCCATATCGCAAAACCGCATGCGAGTATCGCTACAATCAGTATCGTGCCAAGAATAGTTTTTCGTTGCATCTTGTTAGAAGGTTAGGTCTACTCCCCGTAGTTTTTTGTTCATCGTCTGCAGCGCATTCGGCTGAGCGTTGGGATTCTGCACGACCTGCGAACCGTCGAACACGGAAATATGTATCGAGTTGTCGGTATGCGTTTCGTCGACTAGGAGGCTGAAGTCGCCCTTGCCGTTGTGGTACGTTTCGCTGCCAGTGAGCTTTGATCCCGGCACGAGGACGAACGTACCCTGATCAAGCGTATAGGTATAGATGTCTTCGTAGCCGATATACAGCACAGTCTGTCTGCCGTTCGATGCAGGTTGTGGACGCTCAAATGGCAGGCGGTGAGCAGCATAACTCGCGGCATTTTGGAGGTAGGAGCTTTCGCCTGTCTGCGAGTCGATCAGCATATCGTAGTAGGTATGCGTAGGAACCGTGATCAATACATAGCGTTTGCCAATCGCTATCGGCCACGATTGCGAATAGTTGTCCCCGTGCCCGTTAGCGGCTGCTTTGGATGCCAAGATGTCGGCCACATCGTTCCTGATCTTTTCCTCCTGCGGAGTGAGAGACTTGCCGTCGTAGCTTCTGCTGTCGACAAAGTACGGCGTAATGCCCTGCAGATCCGTTTGTAGCTTAGTGAGCAATGCAGGATCGACCGCAGTTTTATCAACCACAATTGGTGCGGAAGTGTCAGTAGTTGAGGATGTAGAAGTCGAGGTGGAAGTGTTCGTGGTGGGCGCGTGCTTTTGAAACACGACGAGCATGGTGACGCCGATTGCTGCCACAATGATAATTATCGCCCCGACCGTTTTACTTATTGGAAATCGTGTGTTGTTCATATTTTGACGACGCAATCAAAATTAATAGCCTTATGGTACTCCTTTTCAGGCTTTTTAGCTTGTGTGAGTGTTATGACGTGCAAAGGCCTCGTTTCTTGCTGGAGTATAATGAAAGCCTACAGCGACGCGAATTCCCATCAGCTTCGGCTGATGGGAATTTTCGTATAAAAATCACTTTACAAATTCAAAGGGCGACTCCCGACGTAGCACCTTTACGGCAGCCTCCATCTCGTAGGACTTGTAGCCACTTAAAATAACGGTTCTAAGTTCTCGCACCGCTCGGAGCAAAGCTGGGCGGACCGACACGAAAGTGTCGGTTTCGTCTTT
It encodes:
- a CDS encoding DKNYY domain-containing protein, translated to MQRKTILGTILIVAILACGFAIWKMYSPASQQSTWIPASALPKHEPSVSDNKWFWMNGDTIYCQGNPIGEADVATFEASSNSAYAKDKNNVYMCTNVVANFDPATFVVVDANYGKDATHVVYGGYYLVPGADTRTFSVIPGSSYAKDQYRVWDTWRELPGANPTTFEILPQSASRDKNAIYISDKRFGPASLITDNAQYAKALPPACNPADADPIEPQIFPGAFSDDLQVIGYMSASRICVIDKKAATVQSFPYGFSDSASLSTDGSQVLFYKYLKGDGAGEQTCADCGQYSLDRATGKVEKVSK